The Toxotes jaculatrix isolate fToxJac2 chromosome 17, fToxJac2.pri, whole genome shotgun sequence genomic interval AAACTTTGCGGATCTTCTTGTAGCCTTCGCCTTTCTAGCGTaaagaaaagcttttctttctcaggtCTTGTGACACTTCTCTTCCATGTGGTGCCATTGCTGACAGCATGAAACGGGAAGGGGTTTTCTCTGTTAAGTAACGCCTTTTTATAATCAAATGCTGCTGGACACCTGTTTAATGAATAATTAGACTCACCTGTGGTTGAATCCTTATTAATTAGACTTTTGTAGTCCAAAATTTAGCTTTGCTCCTAAGACTTTCATTGGGGTGTACTCATTTTTGCAACATGGTCTTGAATGAATTTGTTCGGAAAATTAACAAATCTTGTTTGCAATCAATGGCTCACATTTGTGGGAGTATTTTGTAATGCAGTATGAAAATGTTGATTCTGAAAGGTTTTCTGATAAATTCTGTTGGGGTGCACTCATTTATGCATGAGCACTGTACCTGAAGACATAtatctgtaaataaatatattaaaaataatcacacacaACATGGATGCTAATGTATCAAGCTTCAGTGTGTTTAATGATTTTACATGGACACAAAATTCTCTGTCTCCCGTTGTGATTTCTGCTTCAGAGACGTCATGTCGAGTTTGGCTCCATCTCACATATCCATTTTAACGTATGGTTATGGCAGTCTCCATTATACCACGTCTTCATGGCATCAGAGAAGTAATAATAGGCAGCACAGTTCCCGCTCTGAGATCCACTAGGCCTAGGTTGCCCATTTCTCCAGTACCTTGGATAAATCAAAACCATTCAGAAGAAGAATTTAGTTACACGTTTTTTGTCATGACAATTAAACTTCAAACTAGAGTAATAAGTGTTAGCAGCCTGGGACATGCTTACGCTGTTCTCGCGTCAGTCATGTTGTTAACCCAGACCCATGTTTCTTCTACTACTGCTTTAGTGAGGCCGATCCAGTAGCCGTTCTGCCACCAcacactactgctgctgctcacgtGTGGCAAGTTGTCATTTAAGAGTTGCTGtaagaacacagacacaggagatAATACCCTAATTTTACAACTGTCAAATCAAACATCAAATAGgctttaaaggccctgaaaatcTATTTCCTCATTTAGTTTCTTactctgaaaatgaaagtgatttCATGAGatattttctgtatgtgtttttccCCCACTGGATCAAAGGTCTCAGattaaaaaccaaaccaaaagtTATGTGACATGCATGGTCTAGTCAGGATTTAACAATATTTGAAGATAATTGTAATTTGAGTTGTGGAGTTATTTTCTTATTGTGTGATGCTATGAAAATGATGAGGGTGAACCAAAACAGACAGTGGAGAGCAACTGGAACTCACTGCAGACTTATAACTCACTATAACTCTGATAACTCTCTGTAGGTTCGTCTCTACACATTGTCACAATGATATATTGTGATCATGAACACATCAGTTATAGCagctttaatctgacagaaaaaaaatacatcaaattaaaagtaatatcaaaaataattaaTGCATACTCCCACATACTAAACTTTGAACAGCtacaccatgaaaaaaaaaaatcttatagGACTTCAGGTATAGAGACTGAGAATTAAATTGTGAGACCCACCTGCTCCACTAAGTTATTGATCACAAGCAGGTCACCCCCTTGACTAATACAGTTCACTCTGCTATCCAACCAGTTCTTCCTGGAAAGGAGCTCATTGGGAGAAAAATAATAGCAGGATGATTTGAGAAGAATCCATCCTGGTAGGCATCTGCCACAGTTTTGCTCTGTTGAAACAAGAGATTGGAAAAAGTGAATAATGTCTAGTCAAAGGCCAAGGACAAGTTGGAAGTCTGTCTTACCTAAAGTAGTTTTATTTGTCTTTAGatttgtcttctctgtctgtagAGTCTCAATCTGTTTCTGTAGGACATCACTGAGAGTTTTCTTCTGATTCACTTGCAGCTTTAGTTGCAGGTGGCTGGCACGCTCTCTCACTAATGCTGCCTCGGCCTCCACTTTAGCTCTGATGATTCCACTGTGGTTACGGAGATAGTTCATCTCAACGATGAGGGGTGTAGCAGCTGAGTAAGGAATCTCAAGGTCTTTGGCTTTGGCACCTGAGGCACAACAACTCGtgataacaaacagaaaaaggaacaGGCCAAATTTTACTGTTCTGAGTTTTTGTTGCATTGAACTAAGATGGTGGCCCTCATGAAAacagcattgtcattgtgagcacaACTCTTAGTGTGACTGTAGACTCTTattcttgttttaaaaaaatgtctgtgtcaCAACTTCCAATAAGTGCTACAGTAAGGCTAGCTGGCGTGACCACCTTTATGGTCCCTGGGAACACCTTCTGATCAGCACCTTGGACTTAATCGAAAAGTTGATCAGCAGGAAATGAATTAGCAgtgattttttaaatgtcagttcaGCTATCTGGTTCAGATTTCACAGAACAGGGACTATACATCAGATATGGGCCTTCAGAAGTTTCCTGTAGACTCTCATACTTACAATAAATCCCAATGACAACCGCAGCTAACAGCAGAACAGCATTGAGCAGACCCAGGCTCAGTATAACCAGTCGGTAGGGCGGCAACGCAGACCCACCTCCTTTTGTAAACAGACCTTGAAAAATGTTCCTCTGAATTAATATCTTAATAATTATATATCATCATAAGTAAGCCCTCAAGAGCATTATCACAGTGATGTTTACCTTCTCATATGTTACAGGGGAATGCATAAATATTATAGTTTAAATCACcacattacacttttttttttacacacatttaaaatctaAGTCACTGAATGAGCTAAAGTTACACAGGGTCAGTTTTTGAGAGTAAAGGGAGAAAAGagtgaagtggtggtggtggtgtgaaaAAAGTCGGACATCGGTCAGAAGATTACCTTGTCCAAAAGCTTGACGGTGAGAGCGCAGATGCCCATCTGTGTTGAAATATTGAGAAATCTCTTGTGCAGATGACATTTCCTCCTCATGttctgactgtgactgtgagttCTCCATTATACTGGTGAAAGTGGTGCCTATTGATCTGTTTGGCTCCTGCTTATACCAGtgataaggtgtgtgtgtgtgtgtttgaacctTGGTCTGGAGGCCTTTGTGTGTCTGGCAAAGTAACTGGTAAAGTATCAGTcgtataaatacatacatagcTTTTTTAAGTTTTGATTTAAACAGTGTTTTAGGTATGGTGCAATACTGCTGTATGCAGAACTGTGATGTTGCTcagttttacattaaaatgttaaatacaatTACAGTTTACACTGTGCTTGTAATGAATGCTTGATAATGGGAGGAGAAGCTGGTTGTTGAAGTATTCCTGTAATGCTTACAAGACTGAACAAATCATCTCCACTGTATATCAATGCCACTTTCTAATAGGTCATACTTAAACATGGGTACTACATACTTAAACCagtaaatcattttttaatattttacagaCAGCAGTGACAGCCACTGGACATCAGTACATACAGCAGatataaaaatgctgaaatgttaCTGTAGTTAGTTTATTAAAATGAACTCAGAGATTTGTGTAACAGTAACATGCacatgtgtgcagtgtgtatgtaCAAGACCAAGGCACTGATATGGTAAAGATTCTGTTCTTCATTAGAGAAGATTTCAAGATGTCTAAAAGTCTTTACAGTAGAGTTCAGTTTATACAAACAGTTAAAGCTGGCCAGAGAATGCAGTTAAAGTGCACACTTTTAATTCATATTGACTAAATTGGTGCTTTTTCACAAATCCATTTCATTGTGGCTCCACATGAAACATCATTCCAAGCCTTGAAGTAGTTTTCTCTGGGATATACTGCTGCACAGTCCTCATTGTTGATATTATTTGGTTCTCCATCATTCCAGTACCTGGAACAAACCATAGGTTAGTCTACAAAGACATAGTATTTGCTTTCTCTTAGTCCACGCACCCCCccattttgttaaaataaaaacctatATTTTGGAAATCTTCACTACATAACTGGATGTGCCAGAAATGGATCCAGCTGTGTGGCATCGCGTTGAGAATTTCCCACAACCACTGGCTCttgttttatacatttttcacagtgtgaaacaTGCTTAAACCTTACCCCTCAACCAGTACTGATCCATTCAACCATTTCCAAGTCCCTTCCTCATGGAAATCTCTCAGTCCAAACCAGAAGCCCGTGTTTGGAGTTGAGGGGTCAACAtttttcaacaaaacatttacagttgAGTTCTAACAAACAAGAAATATAAACAGaagaattatatatatatatatttaaaactttGCATGAACAGTGTTGCAAAGAAATATCAACTTacctctttgtctttgctgtctATGATCATAAGATCACCACCGTGCATCTGGCAGAACTCTCTGGATTTTTGCCAGGTTTTTAATCCAGTATTGCCCAAGAATGGAAAGTAATAACACATTAAGTTCATCAAAATCCATCCTGCTGGACAATGTTTGCAGCCATCCTCTGTTGCCaaagaaaataacagtgaaaaacaaatacataaaaaactaagaaaaagaCATGTCATTGAGCTACTATGATGTAAGTTAATAGTAAAAGAGGTCTCACTGATCATCGGTAAGTGGGATCTCTTTGATGCAATGTCCTGTGTAATTTTAtcaatcattatttcatattcatgctttctttttgtctggTGTTCAAGCTCCCAGTTGGTTTCTTTCTGACGGCCCATCTCACTGTTCAGCTGCTTCTtggttgtctctgtgttttcgATCGCAGTCTTGTAAGCATCTTGGAGTTTGTTCATCTCCTTTTCGATACGTTCTGTATCATCAGTTGCGAGGTGGGTGTCTTTGAGTTTGTTATCTGTGAGTGTTCAAGACAAACTGTTAAAAGCTTTTGAACTATTGAGAGCAGATTGATATGCACCTCAGAATAATCCCCTATACATGGAATGGGCTTAAAGTTCCAGCACGAGCACAAATATAGTGCATTCTGTTCCTAGAAGTGTTGTGAGTGTGAAGGCTGTGCCAAAAAGATTTGCTCAGCATTGATATTTGTCAAAGCTTCTGCACACATACAATTAATCTAacttgcttttttgttttttttttttgttttttcaatgtCTGCCATTTCTGTACCCGATTTCATCAAAGGCAGAGTTGAAACGATTTGTTGATTATTTAATTAGTCGATCAATAGAAAACTACTTGGTTATTATTTGGGACATTTAAGTAATTTCTCAagcaaaaatgttaatattttctctgttaaacattaaaacaagcagTTATCAAGCAGATAGTGGAGTCATTAGCTCGGGGCAAAGCTGCAATCATTGGTCCATTAATTGATTGTTTGTTGACAGAATATTAATCagtaatcattttaaaaacaaattatttaagTCAATGTTTAAGAAAAATGCTTGGCTCttgtttctcaaatgtgagaatttgctgcttacAGTACAGTTAATtgaatatctttaggttttggaccCATAGTAAGACAAAACATGATGATATGAACTTGGGCTCTTGGAAATTGTGACAAATTTCACTTTTCTGATATAACATAAAAGTTTAACATACAAGTTTAATTGATGTATcaagaaaacatttacaaacactgaCTTACAGTTGATCCCCAGGCTGATATCAACTATTAGTAGAAGAGCAGCGAGTGCCACCAGGCTCACTACAGCCAGCCTGCCATGTCTCCCTTGTGTCATTTTAGACATGAACACTAAACAGAGACAATGAATCAATTTTGTGAAAATCATGAATCCAGAAACTGTGCCAAGAATATACTATTACCAAAATGGTACATgttctaaaaacattttaatgttgatgTGCTGACCATCATAAATCTGTTCACGTAAGCGCACTGTGTAAATGATAGCTTACTTTACCTTGTTGCCTGTTTTGGTTAGAGGGGGAGTAAGAGGGGTGCTCCTCGTCGTGCAAGTCATCTTGACAAATCAAAGTGTTAAATCCGCCATCGAAATTACAACCTgagttttctctcctctccattctGACCGTTGAGGTGAAATCAGTCATAAGAgaatgtgagtgagagagaatttGTCAGGATGCTGATCTGTGTTGACACATCAGCTCACAATGCTGAGCTCATCAACAATAACTTCATGTTAATCCAATCTGTGGCCAAACTGTGGTTCATAAGAAAAGAGAAGTGAACTTATTAATATTCTCGACATTCAGGAAAGGATTGCACTTCCTCTTGTGAAACAATTGAAAGCAAACACTCAAGTTACACTCGAGTTACTAGTGTACAGagttaaatcaaatcaaagaaatgAGCATATTGATGACTGACATATCTCTTAAGGAGCCCTCTAATCTTTGATATTTTCTGTAATCAAGTCAGTGACTAAAGCAAAGGATaactactaccactactactactactcaGTCAAAGAGGGAAACTCTCCtagtttcactgtgtgtgtcacttggtttgtggtaatttgattatGCTCTGCTGAAATAATGACATGGTGAGGACCTTAAGGTTGgctctgctttctttcccaatCTTGGGGCCCGATGTTGTAGAGGACACCAGTATCAAAATCTAGCTTTCATGATTTCAGCTGATACTTTGCATAAATGATGCATTTTCATAAATTCATTTCTGTTTAATCACAACTACCACATAGCAAAAATGGGGCTGCAGTATCACATAACCTCACGGTTTAATACAGCTTTCATTTCACAGCGATAATGCCTGAAAATCCTGACCCCAAGACCTTCTATGTAACAGTGCTGCAGTATttgatgaaattttgtacatttaGCCTTTCACACTAAAGGCCATAGAACTTGTAAGtcataaatcattttcatttgaaattatGGTCCATTTGATTTAATAGGCCAGTctcacttgtgttttgtgtgcccCCTGAGTTGTCTTCCTTGCTGTCAGTACTTGTTGCCTTCTACAGTGTTTTACAGAGTTTTGCTCTC includes:
- the LOC121196887 gene encoding C-type lectin domain family 7 member A-like, with product MENSQSQSEHEEEMSSAQEISQYFNTDGHLRSHRQAFGQGLFTKGGGSALPPYRLVILSLGLLNAVLLLAAVVIGIYCAKAKDLEIPYSAATPLIVEMNYLRNHSGIIRAKVEAEAALVRERASHLQLKLQVNQKKTLSDVLQKQIETLQTEKTNLKTNKTTLEQNCGRCLPGWILLKSSCYYFSPNELLSRKNWLDSRVNCISQGGDLLVINNLVEQQLLNDNLPHVSSSSSVWWQNGYWIGLTKAVVEETWVWVNNMTDARTAYWRNGQPRPSGSQSGNCAAYYYFSDAMKTWYNGDCHNHTLKWICEMEPNST
- the LOC121196888 gene encoding C-type lectin domain family 4 member M-like; the protein is MTDFTSTVRMERRENSGCNFDGGFNTLICQDDLHDEEHPSYSPSNQNRQQVFMSKMTQGRHGRLAVVSLVALAALLLIVDISLGINYNKLKDTHLATDDTERIEKEMNKLQDAYKTAIENTETTKKQLNSEMGRQKETNWELEHQTKRKHEYEIMIDKITQDIASKRSHLPMIKDGCKHCPAGWILMNLMCYYFPFLGNTGLKTWQKSREFCQMHGGDLMIIDSKDKENSTVNVLLKNVDPSTPNTGFWFGLRDFHEEGTWKWLNGSVLVEGYWNDGEPNNINNEDCAAVYPRENYFKAWNDVSCGATMKWICEKAPI